In the genome of Chryseobacterium sp. 52, the window ATATGTTTCAGAAAAAAATTCTTTACCCTCATCAGCATTACTGTCAAACCATTCGGATAAAAGACTGATCGCTTTAATAAAATTCGGATTTTTATTGCTCGTATTTTTTAATTTTTGCCTAATCTCGGTTGCAATTTCATCTTTCTTTTTTACTGAGTAACGGCCAAAACTTATTTGTTCATTAATCAATATATCATTCCAATCCTCTCCCAGAAGCTGTAGGACTTCTATTAACACAGGGTCTTCTATTTTATCAACGAAAAGTTTATTTTTTAATAAAAAATCTCCATTTTGGTTTGGTATGACTGCATTTTTTTCTAATAATGGTAGGTTAGTTTCTTCACTAAGAATGAATTCTCCAACCTCATTGAGCCATTCAAAAGCTGTATTTTGATCATTTCCAAAATTCTCTGATAGTGTGCTGATGTTCTCTTTTTTAGCTATGTCACTTACCAATTCCGTAAAAGTTATTTTGCTAATATCGTCCCAGATTATTTCAATCCAGTCATGTAGCTGATTTTTTTTACAAACGGATTCAGAAAAAAGGTCGTAAGTGTACTGCCAAAGCTGTTCTCTTGTTTCTTTTGTATATATTTTAAGTGGAAACCACATTTCATTCAATTGGCGCTTTTCTCCATTTTCTAACTCAACAATTGATTTAGTAGAGAGAAACTGCCTAAGGGGCTTTTGGATAGAATCTTTGTACCATGTAGCATCAAAATAGTCTTCATCTGTAGATGGGTTTTTGTCTTTGCAATATTGAAAATGTTTTTAAACTGTTTTTTTTCTATATCATTAATTAGTTCCTGATAAAGGATCAATGCTTGTTCCAACAAAGCTTTATTTTCTAAAACTTCAGTATCTTTCTCTCCCATTAACCAAACACCGTCTCTTTCGGTTTGTGGATTAAAATCAAAGCTGTTAACTACAATTGGAAAATGAAAGTTCTCAGTTCCTATCAATGGAAAATCACAAAATAATTTAGGTATGTCTTTTATACTTAATATTTCAAACGTGCCATCTTCTTTTTTGACTGTACGTACGGCAATGGAAACATTTTCGCCTGTAGCACATAATAGTCTAACTAGGGTTGGCGCTTCACCATTATGAATTTTGGTTATTTTTTTAAAGCCGTCTATAATTTTAGAATCATTTTGAAATGAGGTTGTTTCCTCTTTCAATTGATCAATTATCTCAACTTGATCAATCTCCGGGATGAAAGTTAGTACATATGGTATTAAGGTTAAAAACTCATCGATACCAATTTTCGCAATTTCCTGTTGCTCTGGTGTATTTAAAGAATAGGTAAATGATGTGTTAAACTCATCTTCATCATAATTTTCAATTTCGTTCTCTTCAGTAGAATCGTGAAATTCTTTCCATGCATTTTCAATATTAGGGATTAATTGAGCTGTCGTTTTCCCATTACGATTTAATAAAAAATTAAACAGAAAATAATTATCATCTTCTGTTTCAACAATACCTTTTATAATAACTTCTTTCGAAAGGAGATGGGTTGTAAGAAATCCTGTTCCGAATCTGCCAGTACGGATACTAATTTCTCCTTCTTCAACTTCTTTTGATGAAATTTGGTTTATCAAACCGCGAATATCTTTCTCTGTAAAGTGAGAGCCATTATGTAAAAATTCAATTTTATCATTGCTTAGGATAATTTTAACGGAAACCAATCTATTGGTATCTGCTACACTGTCTTTTGCATTTTGCAGGAGTTCCCAAGCCCAGCGCCCATGATTGTTTTGTGCCGTTTTTTGCAGATCATGGAGCCTTTTAATTATTTTGTCTGCTATTGATCTATTGCCATCCTCTTTACGCCCATTTTCAATTGATTTTATCATAAAATGTTCTTTTTAAATAGTCCTGTTTAATCTCGCCATAATTTTGCTTCAAATAATTCTTAAATTTTTTTATTAACTCAATTGAGCCAGTACTACTAATTATCAGAATCCAAGATTGACAGTAACGAGTTAACCCATAAGCCTTTCATTATCGAAAGATTTCCCCTGGATTTTAATATGTAAGAAGGCCTGTGGGTATATTTATAGTTGATGCGTTCAATGATGGCGAGTTGTACTAAGATAATAAATTTTCCTCTGCCTTAGACTTTTTCTGTGGAACAACTCATTGTAAGGGTGTTTAATTACGAGTAGCACTTTACAATCAGAGATTTTCTTTGGGTATGAAAAAGTAGGATGTCAATACGGTATTGTGCTTACTTACCGCCTTTAAATAAAGATTTTAGGATTATCGTCATCCAATTTGAAGATTTTTTATTTGGTGAGGGATTCTGAAGAGAAGCAGGAGGAGCTTGGGATGTGTTGTTTGCTTTTTCTGTCCCTTTTTTATCTATTCTCTTTGCATAATGAAGTATATCACTGCTATTACTGCTCCATGATGTACCTGCGCTAATTTCTATATCAAACTTTGTAGCAACTGAAATGAGTGTTAACCTTTGGCAGTCTTCAATATCCACAGGGCAAAATTCACCTCCCGGTTCAGAGTGCATATAAAAGTCTCCCTGCAATGCCCCGCAGTGGATACAGTGATTAGCCCAGTATTTATCACCGGCAGTTCTGGAATAGCCTAACTTATAGTGGGGGTATTTCTCTTTCAGCAGGCTTGCTATTTCGTTATTAAGGTAGGAAGGCATGCTAAAAAATGAAAAATCATCCGAAAAAGCCCATTCCTCAATGTCATC includes:
- a CDS encoding sacsin N-terminal ATP-binding-like domain-containing protein, with protein sequence MIKSIENGRKEDGNRSIADKIIKRLHDLQKTAQNNHGRWAWELLQNAKDSVADTNRLVSVKIILSNDKIEFLHNGSHFTEKDIRGLINQISSKEVEEGEISIRTGRFGTGFLTTHLLSKEVIIKGIVETEDDNYFLFNFLLNRNGKTTAQLIPNIENAWKEFHDSTEENEIENYDEDEFNTSFTYSLNTPEQQEIAKIGIDEFLTLIPYVLTFIPEIDQVEIIDQLKEETTSFQNDSKIIDGFKKITKIHNGEAPTLVRLLCATGENVSIAVRTVKKEDGTFEILSIKDIPKLFCDFPLIGTENFHFPIVVNSFDFNPQTERDGVWLMGEKDTEVLENKALLEQALILYQELINDIEKKQFKNIFNIAKTKTHLQMKTILMLHGTKILSKSPLGSFSLLNQLLS
- a CDS encoding DUF5710 domain-containing protein gives rise to the protein MPIRIKVPYSEKDIAKSKGAFWDKEEKTWFIPDHKDIDCFIQWIDQDQISIIVKTPFYIALNTKTCYKCAEITPVIALAAEQFYFLDHEDNDDGDDIEEWAFSDDFSFFSMPSYLNNEIASLLKEKYPHYKLGYSRTAGDKYWANHCIHCGALQGDFYMHSEPGGEFCPVDIEDCQRLTLISVATKFDIEISAGTSWSSNSSDILHYAKRIDKKGTEKANNTSQAPPASLQNPSPNKKSSNWMTIILKSLFKGGK